One region of Ornithinibacter aureus genomic DNA includes:
- the gcvT gene encoding glycine cleavage system aminomethyltransferase GcvT — protein sequence MTELLHSPLHDQHVALGAKMADFGGWSMPIEYPGGGVVAEHTAVRERVGIFDVSHLGKARVSGPGAADFVNACLTNDLRRIEPGQAQYTMCCTEEGGVVDDLIQYLRSDDDVFLIPNAANTAAVVELLAAAAPEGITVENLHDRYGVIAVQGPKSDEVLAGLGLPVDHDYMSFVETQWEGLPVIVCRTGYTGERGYEIVPAWDVTSSVWDALAAAVIEQGGMPCGLGARDTLRTEMGYPLHGNDLSLDITPVMAGAAWAVGWDKPAFWGREALTAQRAAKESRLMRGLVVTGRGIPRSHCEVKDADGNVVGEVTSGTFSPTRKQGIALALLDRSVTLGDDVVIDVRGRDVGATVSKPPFVEVGVRSS from the coding sequence ATGACCGAGCTGCTGCACTCCCCGCTCCATGACCAGCACGTTGCCCTCGGCGCCAAGATGGCGGACTTCGGGGGGTGGTCGATGCCGATCGAGTACCCCGGTGGTGGGGTGGTCGCCGAGCACACGGCGGTGCGGGAGCGAGTCGGGATCTTCGACGTGTCGCACCTGGGCAAGGCGCGGGTGTCGGGCCCCGGCGCGGCGGACTTCGTCAACGCCTGCCTGACCAACGACCTGCGCCGCATCGAGCCCGGCCAGGCGCAGTACACGATGTGCTGCACCGAGGAGGGCGGGGTCGTCGACGACCTCATCCAGTACCTGCGCTCGGACGACGACGTCTTCCTCATCCCCAACGCGGCGAACACGGCGGCGGTCGTCGAGCTGCTGGCCGCAGCCGCGCCCGAGGGGATCACCGTCGAGAACCTGCACGACCGCTACGGCGTCATCGCGGTGCAGGGGCCGAAGTCCGACGAGGTGCTGGCCGGTCTCGGGCTGCCCGTCGACCACGACTACATGAGCTTCGTGGAGACCCAGTGGGAAGGGCTGCCCGTCATCGTCTGCCGCACCGGCTACACGGGGGAGCGGGGCTACGAGATCGTGCCGGCGTGGGACGTCACCTCGTCGGTGTGGGACGCGCTGGCTGCCGCGGTGATCGAGCAGGGTGGGATGCCGTGTGGTCTCGGCGCCCGCGACACGTTGCGCACCGAGATGGGGTACCCGCTGCACGGCAACGACCTGTCGCTCGACATCACCCCGGTCATGGCTGGCGCGGCCTGGGCGGTCGGCTGGGACAAGCCCGCGTTCTGGGGCCGCGAGGCGCTCACTGCGCAGCGCGCCGCGAAGGAGTCCCGTCTGATGCGCGGGCTCGTCGTGACCGGTCGCGGCATCCCGCGTTCGCACTGCGAGGTCAAGGACGCTGACGGAAACGTCGTCGGTGAGGTGACCTCCGGGACGTTCTCGCCGACCCGCAAGCAGGGCATCGCTCTGGCCCTGCTCGACCGGTCTGTCACGCTCGGTGACGACGTCGTCATCGACGTTCGCGGCCGTGACGTGGGGGCGACGGTGTCCAAGCCCCCGTTCGTCGAGGTCGGGGTGCGCTCCTCATGA
- a CDS encoding ASCH domain-containing protein, whose product MDAPEVGAAAEDNAGDSRMIQSFWQVASMRAKLNPTGYYTGERPEGLLPPPAWAFGATPEEADSLLALVISGDKTATAGAFWDYEAEGEDLPAPGSLAIVTDGRGVPHVLISTTEVEVVPFDEVSAEHAFLEGEGDRSLASWRQVHERFFTDHAAHDRGFQPDMPVVLQRFTVLYGHTAVAGND is encoded by the coding sequence ATGGACGCTCCCGAGGTCGGGGCCGCCGCCGAGGACAACGCCGGTGATTCCCGGATGATCCAGTCGTTCTGGCAGGTCGCCAGCATGCGCGCCAAGCTCAACCCCACCGGCTACTACACGGGTGAGCGTCCCGAGGGCCTGCTGCCGCCGCCGGCCTGGGCGTTCGGCGCCACCCCGGAGGAGGCGGATTCCCTGCTCGCCCTGGTCATCTCCGGCGACAAGACAGCGACCGCCGGTGCCTTTTGGGACTACGAGGCCGAGGGTGAGGACCTGCCGGCGCCGGGGTCACTCGCCATCGTCACCGACGGTCGAGGTGTCCCCCACGTCCTGATCTCGACCACCGAGGTCGAGGTCGTGCCGTTTGACGAGGTCAGTGCCGAGCACGCGTTCCTCGAGGGTGAGGGCGACCGCTCGCTGGCCTCGTGGCGGCAGGTGCACGAACGGTTCTTCACCGACCACGCGGCACACGACCGCGGGTTCCAGCCCGACATGCCGGTGGTCCTCCAGCGGTTCACCGTCTTGTATGGCCACACCGCGGTCGCCGGCAACGACTGA
- a CDS encoding VIT1/CCC1 transporter family protein has protein sequence MAGTLAGALSAGGTKWAEVAAQRETELAIANQVALELATDPAGERAELVEYWEGRGLTLVLAGEVADQLMERDALGAQLDAEFGLEEVTSRTAPLLAGLQTTIAFTIGALVPLLITWFVPLAIETTLIVVAVVVSLCLTSLVAAGVGRLSALHMMIRSLTVGLGTMGASYLAGAVFF, from the coding sequence ATCGCCGGCACCCTGGCCGGTGCGCTGAGCGCCGGTGGCACGAAGTGGGCGGAGGTCGCTGCCCAGCGCGAGACCGAGCTCGCCATCGCGAACCAGGTGGCCCTGGAGCTCGCGACCGACCCGGCGGGGGAGCGGGCCGAGCTCGTGGAGTACTGGGAGGGGCGCGGTCTGACCCTGGTCCTCGCTGGCGAGGTCGCCGATCAGCTCATGGAGCGTGACGCCCTCGGCGCTCAACTCGACGCCGAGTTCGGTCTCGAGGAGGTGACGTCCCGCACGGCACCCCTGCTCGCCGGGCTCCAGACGACGATCGCGTTCACCATCGGTGCGCTGGTTCCGCTGCTCATCACGTGGTTCGTGCCGCTCGCGATCGAGACCACCCTCATCGTCGTCGCGGTCGTGGTGTCACTGTGTCTGACCTCGCTCGTCGCTGCTGGCGTGGGTCGCCTGTCAGCCCTACACATGATGATCCGCAGTCTCACCGTCGGTCTGGGGACGATGGGCGCGAGCTACCTGGCGGGCGCGGTTTTCTTCTGA
- a CDS encoding DUF5302 domain-containing protein — MSGSKKPRPTVDEDVKAKFRAALDAKKSHGGADVSDRSDHSKVDHAHGPEASATQQMFRRKSGG, encoded by the coding sequence ATGTCAGGCTCGAAGAAGCCGCGCCCCACCGTCGACGAGGACGTGAAGGCCAAGTTCCGCGCAGCCCTGGACGCGAAGAAGTCCCACGGCGGCGCAGACGTCTCGGACCGCTCGGACCACTCGAAGGTCGACCACGCCCACGGGCCCGAGGCCAGCGCGACGCAGCAGATGTTCCGCCGCAAGAGCGGCGGCTGA
- a CDS encoding leucyl aminopeptidase, which yields MTSVSLTTRTPAELAVDCLVIGSVRTPDGTDLATGHALPRKAVVHLQAVLADLEATGKADEVMRVVAVPGVKATSVVVTGLGEGTSRRATYPHTVLRSAAGAALRTVRGKRTVAVALPTPDVESLSAVADGAYAGCYVYDKSAPLAVVGTARRTVPARPGKPTATAGPTASGPRVLVVSGAGQGRAAKDAVTRAGILGSARDWARDLVNTPPNYLYPASFADAVKKRVAGSTARVTVSVLDDKALVKGGFGGIVGVGQGSVHPPRIVTMSYSPASPKASVALVGKGITFDSGGLNIKPSAGMVTMKSDMAGAAAVTAAVIAAAELALPVAVTGYLCLAENMPSGTAQRPSDVVVMRNGTSVEILDTDAEGRMVLADGLCLASEKNPDWVVDIATLTGAQVIALGTDIAGVMGNDDAFRSRVVDAADASGEGAWPMPLPVEMRAKLDTPTADLAHKGDRDGGMLTAGIFLKEFVGEGIPWAHVDIAGPSFNEKAPKGHTPKGGTGFGVATLLALVESSAG from the coding sequence ATGACTTCCGTGTCGCTCACCACCCGCACCCCCGCCGAGCTTGCCGTCGACTGCCTGGTCATCGGATCCGTGCGAACTCCCGACGGCACCGACCTCGCCACCGGTCACGCCCTGCCCCGCAAAGCCGTCGTCCACCTCCAGGCCGTGCTCGCCGACCTCGAGGCCACCGGCAAGGCCGACGAGGTCATGCGGGTCGTCGCCGTCCCCGGAGTCAAGGCGACGTCGGTGGTCGTCACCGGCCTCGGCGAGGGCACGTCCCGCCGGGCGACCTACCCGCACACCGTCCTGCGCTCGGCAGCCGGAGCGGCCCTGCGGACCGTGCGCGGCAAGCGCACCGTCGCCGTCGCCCTGCCCACCCCCGACGTCGAGAGCCTGTCCGCCGTCGCCGACGGCGCGTATGCCGGGTGCTACGTCTACGACAAGAGCGCACCCCTCGCGGTGGTCGGCACGGCCCGCCGCACGGTGCCCGCCCGCCCCGGCAAGCCGACCGCGACCGCCGGGCCCACGGCATCCGGCCCGCGGGTTCTCGTCGTCTCCGGTGCCGGGCAGGGGCGTGCCGCCAAGGATGCCGTGACGCGCGCCGGCATCCTCGGCTCCGCCCGCGACTGGGCCCGAGACCTCGTCAACACTCCCCCGAACTACCTCTACCCCGCGTCCTTCGCGGATGCCGTGAAGAAGCGCGTCGCGGGGTCGACCGCGCGCGTCACGGTCTCCGTGCTCGACGACAAGGCTCTCGTCAAGGGCGGGTTCGGCGGCATCGTCGGCGTCGGTCAGGGCTCCGTCCACCCGCCGCGCATCGTGACGATGTCCTACAGCCCGGCCTCACCGAAGGCCTCGGTCGCCCTCGTGGGCAAGGGCATCACCTTCGACTCCGGAGGCCTGAACATCAAGCCGTCCGCAGGCATGGTGACGATGAAGAGCGACATGGCCGGCGCCGCCGCCGTCACGGCCGCCGTCATCGCCGCCGCCGAGCTCGCCCTGCCCGTGGCCGTCACCGGCTACCTGTGCCTGGCCGAGAACATGCCGAGCGGCACCGCGCAGCGGCCGAGCGACGTCGTCGTCATGCGCAACGGCACGAGCGTCGAGATCCTCGACACCGACGCCGAGGGACGCATGGTCCTCGCCGACGGACTGTGCCTGGCCAGCGAGAAGAACCCCGACTGGGTGGTCGACATCGCCACCCTGACCGGCGCCCAGGTCATCGCGCTCGGCACCGACATCGCGGGTGTCATGGGCAACGACGACGCCTTCCGCTCCCGCGTCGTCGACGCCGCCGACGCCTCCGGTGAGGGTGCGTGGCCGATGCCGCTGCCCGTCGAGATGCGCGCGAAGCTCGACACACCCACCGCCGACCTGGCGCACAAGGGCGACCGCGACGGCGGGATGCTCACGGCGGGGATCTTCCTCAAGGAGTTCGTCGGCGAGGGCATCCCGTGGGCCCACGTCGACATCGCCGGGCCGTCGTTCAACGAGAAGGCCCCGAAGGGTCACACCCCCAAGGGCGGCACCGGCTTCGGCGTGGCGACCCTGCTGGCCCTCGTGGAGTCCAGCGCCGGCTGA